In Leptospira congkakensis, a single window of DNA contains:
- a CDS encoding DUF1554 domain-containing protein, translating to MSPKKNLCHYLIFKILILTIFAFEFHCKIAESNNFCDPNSKAFRNTQISKILIKDKSPTCGNDYISTIIPYSISGSITGLASSGLKLSLNGNNSQTIEINSNRFSFTNILTTGSSYAVMITNQPIGLFCTITNGVGLVKDSDITSINITCAMSCNPCKIFLSNSGYPPNPGSAANFDAYCSTDSNYPGTGTYKAMVVDGVTRRASVSANVGDGQIDWIFAPNRTYYQTAGTIGTTSSGGLFISTLTNTFSVNSKYWTGLNSNWTTNASNTCNLWTSNLGTYNGVMGQGNSTAIADITAGWTPDPCNFSNQQLICVEQ from the coding sequence ATTACTTAATTTTCAAGATTTTAATATTAACGATATTTGCTTTTGAATTCCATTGCAAAATTGCTGAATCAAACAACTTTTGTGACCCAAACTCAAAAGCATTTAGAAATACTCAAATTTCTAAAATTTTAATAAAAGATAAATCACCCACTTGCGGAAACGATTATATTTCAACGATAATACCATACTCAATTTCTGGCTCCATCACGGGATTAGCTAGTTCCGGTTTAAAACTCTCGTTGAATGGGAATAACTCTCAAACCATTGAAATCAATAGTAATAGATTTTCATTTACAAACATTCTGACAACTGGATCAAGTTACGCAGTTATGATTACAAATCAACCAATAGGACTTTTCTGTACCATTACAAATGGAGTAGGCTTAGTAAAAGATTCCGATATTACTTCCATAAATATTACATGTGCTATGTCCTGTAATCCCTGTAAAATTTTTCTCTCCAATTCCGGGTATCCTCCAAACCCAGGAAGTGCAGCAAACTTTGACGCCTATTGTTCAACTGATTCAAATTATCCTGGAACCGGAACTTATAAAGCCATGGTAGTTGATGGAGTGACAAGAAGAGCATCTGTCAGTGCAAATGTTGGCGATGGTCAGATTGATTGGATTTTTGCTCCAAATCGAACTTATTACCAAACGGCCGGAACGATCGGCACGACTAGTTCAGGCGGATTATTTATTTCTACTCTAACAAACACATTTTCAGTCAATTCGAAATATTGGACCGGTCTAAACTCTAATTGGACAACTAACGCTAGTAATACTTGCAACTTATGGACAAGTAATTTGGGAACTTATAATGGAGTTATGGGGCAAGGTAATTCCACTGCGATTGCGGATATCACCGCTGGTTGGACACCTGATCCATGTAATTTTAGCAACCAACAACTAATCTGCGTTGAGCAGTAA
- a CDS encoding CoA-binding protein: MNVADSEIKSLLESYKKITVYGLSHDLSKPSHYVPAYIREKGWLVVGTYPKEHSVGGFTIYKSLKEVPREDRKFIDVFRSSDKIPEVIDEILSLGGTEVIWLQLGITHPEAEKKAEDAGIRVVSNRCLIIEHRNYF; encoded by the coding sequence ATGAATGTAGCTGATTCCGAAATCAAATCTCTTCTTGAGTCTTATAAAAAAATTACGGTGTATGGACTAAGTCATGACCTATCGAAACCAAGTCATTATGTTCCGGCATACATTCGAGAAAAAGGTTGGTTAGTGGTAGGGACCTACCCCAAAGAACACAGTGTAGGTGGATTTACTATCTATAAAAGTTTAAAAGAAGTTCCAAGAGAAGATCGAAAATTTATCGATGTTTTTCGCAGTTCTGATAAAATTCCCGAAGTGATCGATGAAATTTTAAGTTTGGGTGGAACAGAAGTGATTTGGCTCCAATTGGGAATCACCCACCCAGAAGCGGAAAAAAAAGCAGAAGATGCAGGCATTCGCGTAGTTTCTAACCGATGCCTCATTATCGAACATAGAAATTATTTTTAA